The following proteins are co-located in the Paralichthys olivaceus isolate ysfri-2021 chromosome 10, ASM2471397v2, whole genome shotgun sequence genome:
- the nfe2l2a gene encoding nuclear factor erythroid 2-related factor 2a, producing the protein MMLETEVMHPSQQDMDLIDILWKQDIDLGARREVFDYNHRQKEHELQRQRELEEEKRLHLLREQEKALLAQLQLDEETGEYIPRPLPPSAPLQSSVTPLEVTQNVSFTEQNGDAMSFDECLQLLAETFPVEETENPSVCLDTAAVSVPSSRNSVMMSPEQPPLPPATLTPGPIPPPLPPPPQRMSLDLEQAWMELLSLPELQQCLNMQMEDTLETTTYSLPNSPEVQNPNFTFYPMTSLTEGETNSLNVCPAEFINTFDGSVPSMAPPDSLSQMEVKAPELNTNFGAESFCDIFYPNTILEESSGQHGLEGNESSTISDIPNKPSFTTMDLYSLSPGDAFDRGKQNLMAEMPDSDSGISSNTSPNASSPAKSAFGDGSFGYSDSDMEEMDHNPGSAESDYSEMLSLNFQPDDDQTVVSVSAQIGQPHQRHEKKLKLYKTDLAEESDHNNVPFTKDKQKMRSDVRLPRDEQRARALKIPMSVSRIINMPVDDFNEMMSKHPLNEAQLALVRDIRRRGKNKVAAQNCRKRKMENIVGLEGELDSLKEEKERLLSEKSQNITNIKEMKQQVNSLYLEVFSLLRDEKGNPYSPSDYSIQQSTDGSVFLVPRIKKTFIKGEDNYLSPM; encoded by the exons GACATGGACCTGATCGACATACTGTGGAAGCAGGACATTGATCTCGGAGCCAGGCGAGAGGTGTTTGACTACAACCACAGGCAGAAAGAGCATGAGCTGCAGAGGCAGCGggagctggaggaagagaagaggctGCATCTGCTCCGGGAGCAGGAGAAGGCCCTGCTCGCTCAGCTACAGCTCGATGAGGAGACGGGAGAGTACATACCCCGCCCGCTGCCACCCAGCGCCCCGCTGCAGTCGTCTGTCACACCTTTAGAGGTTACACAG AATGTCAGCTTCACTGAGCAGAATGGTGATGCCATGTCGTTTGATGAATGTTTGCAGCTACTAGCAGAGACGTTTCCTGTAGAGGAAACTGAG AACCCTTCGGTGTGCCTGgacacagctgctgtgtcaGTGCCCAGCAGCAGGAACAGCGTGATGATGTCCCCAGAGCAGCCACCTCTGCCACCAGCCACCCTCACCCCAGGTCCGATACCGCCGCCGCTGCCGCCACCACCACAGAGGATGTCCCTTGATTTGGAGCAGGCCTGGATGGAGCTTTTGTCCCTCCCTGAGCTGCAG CAATGCCTGAACATGCAAATGGAGGACACACTGGAGACAACCACTTATTCTCTTCCAAACAGCCCCGAAGTACAGAATCCAAACTTCACGTTTTACCCCATGACCAGTCTCACAGAGGGggaaacaaacagtttaaatgtttgtcCTGCAGAGTTCATTAATACATTTGATGGGTCTGTTCCCAGTATGGCTCCACCGGACAGTCTCAGTCAAATGGAGGTGAAAGCTCCTGAGTTAAATACTAACTTTGGTGCAGAAAGTTTCTGTGACATTTTTTACCCCAACACCATCCTGGAGGAGAGCAGCGGTCAGCATGGCCTTGAAGGAAATGAAAGTTCAACCATTTCCGATATTCCAAACAAGCCTTCCTTTACAACCATGGACCTTTATAGCCTCTCGCCTGGAGATGCATTTGACAGAGGCAAACAAAATCTAATGGCTGAAATGCCAGACTCAGATTCAGGCATCTCCTCAAACACAAGTCCAAATGCTAGTTCACCAGCAAAATCTGCATTTGGAGACGGGTCCTTTGGTTACAGCGATTCcgacatggaggagatggaccACAACCCTGGAAGCGCAGAGTCCGACTACTCAGAGATGCTCTCGCTAAATTTCCAACCGGATGACGATCAGACAGTAGTTTCTGTATCTGCACAGATAGGGCAGCCACACCAGCGCCATGAGAAGAAACTAAAACTATACAAGACGGACCTGGCAGAGGAGAGTGACCACAACAATGTGCCCTTTACCAAAGACAAGCAGAAGATGCGCTCAGATGTGCGTCTCCCCAGAGACGAGCAGAGGGCCAGGGCCCTCAAAATCCCCATGAGCGTGAGCAGGATTATCAACATGCCTGTTGACGACTTCAACGAGATGATGTCAAAGCACCCACTGAATGAGGCCCAGCTGGCCCTGGTCCGAGACATACGCCGCCGCGGCAAGAACAAAGTGGCTGCCCAGAACTGCCGCAAACGCAAGATGGAGAACATAGTGGGCCTGGAGGGCGAGCTGGACTccctgaaggaggagaaagagcgTCTGCTGAGTGAAAAGAGCCAGAACATCACTAACATTAAGGAGATGAAGCAGCAAGTCAACAGCTTGTACCTGGAGGTCTTCAGCCTGCTGCGGGACGAGAAGGGGAATCCCTACTCGCCGTCCGACTACTCCATCCAACAGTCGACCGACGGCAGCGTCTTCCTCGTCCCTCGCATTAAAAAAACTTTCATCAAGGGCGAGGACAACTACTTGTCTCCCATGTAG
- the hnrnpa3 gene encoding heterogeneous nuclear ribonucleoprotein A3 isoform X2 encodes MEDCESKEPEQLRKLFIGGLSFETTEESLRAHFEQWGSLTDCVVMRDPSSKRSRGFGFVTYSSVIEVDDAMKARPHKVDGRVVEPKRAVSREDSNKPGAHMTVKKIFVGGIKEDTEEYHIREHFEKYGKIECIDIMEERSTGKKRGFCFVSFDDHDTVDKIVAQKFHSINSHNCEVRKALSKQEMCAMSSNRDRSGGSGNFMGRGSNFGGGGNFSGRGGYGGGRGGYGDDFDNGPGGNYGGGQGYGGGRGGYGGGGPGYGNQGGGYGGSCDGGYGGYGGGGNYNDFGNYGGQQSNYGPMKGNNFGGRNSGGPYGGGYNSGGGGGGGYGSRRY; translated from the exons ATGGAG GACTGTGAATCTAAGGAACCTGAGCAGCTCAGGAAACTCTTCATCGGGGGGCTGAGCTTTGAGACCACGGAGGAGAGTTTGCGGGCCCATTTTGAGCAATGGGGAAGCCTCACGGACTGTGTG GTGATGAGAGACCCCAGCAGCAAGCGATCGCGGGGGTTCGGCTTCGTAACATACTCCTCGGTAATAGAAGTCGACGACGCCATGAAAGCGAGGCCGCATAAAGTAGACGGCCGCGTTGTTGAACCCAAGAGGGCGGTGTCCAGAGAG GACTCCAACAAACCTGGCGCCCATATGACGGTGAAAAAGATCTTTGTTGGTGGGATCAAGGAGGACACCGAGGAGTATCACATCCGGGAGCATTTTGAGAAATACGGGAAGATCGAATGCATCGACATCATGGAGGAACGCTCCACTGGGAAGAAGAGAGGATTCTGCTTCGTCTCTTTTGATGACCACGACACTGTAGATAAAATTGTTG CTCAGAAGTTCCACTCAATCAACTCCCACAATTGTGAGGTCAGGAAAGCTCTGTcaaaacaggaaatgtgtgCTATGTCCAGCAACAGAG acAGGAGTGGAGGATCTGGAAACTTCATGGGCAGAGGGAGTAATTTTGGAGGTGGTGGCAACTTTAGTGGCAGAG GTGGCTATGGCGGCGGCAGAGGGGGTTATGGTGATGATTTTGACAATG gtCCAGGAGGAAATTATGGAGGAGGTCAAGGTTATGGAGGAGGCCGAGGGGGCTACGGAGGTGGTGGCCCAGGGTACGGCAACCAGGGAGGAGGATATGGTGGCAGCTGCGATGGAGGCTATGGAG GttatggaggaggtggaaattACAACGATTTTGGAAACTATGGTGGACAGCAGTCCAACTATGGGCCCATGAAGGGAAACAACTTTGGTGGCAGAAACTCGGGTGGACCCTATGGAG GCGGCTACAACTctggtggtggcggtggtggtggctaCGGCTCGCGGCGGTactaa
- the hnrnpa3 gene encoding heterogeneous nuclear ribonucleoprotein A3 isoform X1: MEDCESKEPEQLRKLFIGGLSFETTEESLRAHFEQWGSLTDCVVMRDPSSKRSRGFGFVTYSSVIEVDDAMKARPHKVDGRVVEPKRAVSREDSNKPGAHMTVKKIFVGGIKEDTEEYHIREHFEKYGKIECIDIMEERSTGKKRGFCFVSFDDHDTVDKIVAQKFHSINSHNCEVRKALSKQEMCAMSSNRDRSGGSGNFMGRGSNFGGGGNFSGRGGYGGGRGGYGDDFDNGPGGNYGGGQGYGGGRGGYGGGGPGYGNQGGGYGGSCDGGYGGNGGGYGGGGNYNDFGNYGGQQSNYGPMKGNNFGGRNSGGPYGGGYNSGGGGGGGYGSRRY; this comes from the exons ATGGAG GACTGTGAATCTAAGGAACCTGAGCAGCTCAGGAAACTCTTCATCGGGGGGCTGAGCTTTGAGACCACGGAGGAGAGTTTGCGGGCCCATTTTGAGCAATGGGGAAGCCTCACGGACTGTGTG GTGATGAGAGACCCCAGCAGCAAGCGATCGCGGGGGTTCGGCTTCGTAACATACTCCTCGGTAATAGAAGTCGACGACGCCATGAAAGCGAGGCCGCATAAAGTAGACGGCCGCGTTGTTGAACCCAAGAGGGCGGTGTCCAGAGAG GACTCCAACAAACCTGGCGCCCATATGACGGTGAAAAAGATCTTTGTTGGTGGGATCAAGGAGGACACCGAGGAGTATCACATCCGGGAGCATTTTGAGAAATACGGGAAGATCGAATGCATCGACATCATGGAGGAACGCTCCACTGGGAAGAAGAGAGGATTCTGCTTCGTCTCTTTTGATGACCACGACACTGTAGATAAAATTGTTG CTCAGAAGTTCCACTCAATCAACTCCCACAATTGTGAGGTCAGGAAAGCTCTGTcaaaacaggaaatgtgtgCTATGTCCAGCAACAGAG acAGGAGTGGAGGATCTGGAAACTTCATGGGCAGAGGGAGTAATTTTGGAGGTGGTGGCAACTTTAGTGGCAGAG GTGGCTATGGCGGCGGCAGAGGGGGTTATGGTGATGATTTTGACAATG gtCCAGGAGGAAATTATGGAGGAGGTCAAGGTTATGGAGGAGGCCGAGGGGGCTACGGAGGTGGTGGCCCAGGGTACGGCAACCAGGGAGGAGGATATGGTGGCAGCTGCGATGGAGGCTATGGAGGTAACGGTGGAG GttatggaggaggtggaaattACAACGATTTTGGAAACTATGGTGGACAGCAGTCCAACTATGGGCCCATGAAGGGAAACAACTTTGGTGGCAGAAACTCGGGTGGACCCTATGGAG GCGGCTACAACTctggtggtggcggtggtggtggctaCGGCTCGCGGCGGTactaa